The genomic region GAAATCTTCTGTTGCAAATAAAAGCATGTTTGACATATCTGAACTTTGGGACCCTAAATTTCACATCAAGCAGAATCAACACATCGTGACTTTTGGCTCTTGTTTTGCTCAGCATATTGGTAACGCTATGAAACAAAGAGGCTTCAAGTGGCTAAGCACTGAAAACCCACCATATGGTTTGAGCGAAACGAATTGTAAAGCATTCAACTACAACATCTTTTCTGCAAGAACAGGAAACATCTACACCACTACCCTTTTAAAGCAATGGACAGAGTGGGCCTTAGGCATAAAAGATGTACCTGATGAAATCTGGGAAAAAGAGGGGAGGTTTTTTGACCCATTTAGGCCAAGAATTGAACCTAATGGATTTGCTTCCCAAGAAGAGGTAGGTAGCTCTCTTGATCAAACAATTTCCTCGTTCAGGGAGGCTATTAAAAAATCACACTATTTCGTTTTCACATTAGGACTAACTGAGAGTTGGGTGAACTCGGACCTGGGTTACGAATACCCTATGTGTCCTGGCACTGCGGCAGGTAAGTTTGATGACATAAGGCATAAATTCGTAAATCAGCAATTTAATCAGGTCATCTCTGCCTTAGGCAAGTCCATGGAGATGATGAGAGAGGTGAATTCTGATCTAAAATTTATCCTGACAGTGTCTCCTGTTCCTTTGATGGCTACTAATTCGAATCAGCACGTACTTGTTGCGACGATGGCCTCAAAATCGATCTTAAGAGCGGTAACCAGCCAGTTAGTAGCTAACCGAGGCTATGTAGATTACTTCCCTGCATACGAGATCATCAATAGTCCTGTGTTCAAGGGGGCCTTCTTTGAGCCAAATCAACGAAGCGTGAATCCGTATGGTGTGAGTTTTGTTATGGATAACTTCTTTAAATGCCTTGTTGATAAGTTTGGTGACCTTCACAAGAAGACAAAACAGACGCCTCCCATAGTCAAAAAGTCGGATGAGGTTTGTGAGGAAGAGTTGTTGGAGGCTTTTTGTAAATGAAAGTGTGTATTATAGGAAATAGTCACACCGGAGCTTTAAAAAGAGCTTGGGATACGTTTTTTGATTCGAATTTCAAAAATATCTTTGATCTTACTTTTTTTGCTAGCAGAGCACAAAGGCTGGAGGGGTTAAAGATTGAGGGGACTAAGCTGATTCCCCAAAACGAGTATTTAAAAGAAAATTTAAAGTTTACATCAGGCGGCAAACCATATGTCGACTTGAGTTTGTATGATGTTTTTCTTGTTTATGGTTTAAGTACTAGGCCATACTTCTTAAGTAAGGTCTTTTATTCCGAAGCTGTCCTTATAAAGTCTATTGAAGACAATCATACGAGTTCATTGTCGTTTAAAATATTAACCATGATTCGCGATGTTGTTGATACGAAAACATTTATAGGTCACGATCCGTTGCGAGTCAACAAAGATAGAGATGGTATTGAATTTGATAAGGTATTAACGGAGCAGTACAGCCTTGGCATCTCTCTGGTTAATGAGAGTCTGTTTTTTCCACTTGGAGCGGAGTTGCTAGAGCAGCCTCAGCAAACAATTGTTGGAAAAGGGAGAAACACACATTCTATTTACTCGAAAGGCTCTAAACGTTTAGATGTTGGTGATGAAAAAGATGGTGAGCTTCACCCGGAGAGTGACAATAGGCATATGAACGACGAGTTCGGAAAAATATGGCTGGAATCGTTTCTGGGTAGGCTTAAATCTGAATTATAATCACCCGCGGGTGGCGGGGGTCTTGCCTTACCACTCAGCGCATAGATTTCAATATCTCAGCATCTTTCAATTAAGCCTCGGGGAGGTTCGCCAAAAAGCCCGGGTAAGACCCTCTCTATTTCGCCTTAACGACACCCCCCAGCCCTAGTCGACGCACTCCCCCGCCACAGCAGCCTGTCCGAGGGCCAACCCGCCGTCGTTGGGCGGGACAAGGGAATGAGTGAAGACCCTGAACCCCTCATTCTCCAAAAGGGGCACGACCTTTTCCGTCAGGACGCAGTTCTGGAACACCCCCCCGGAGAGTGCGACACAGTCGAGGCCCGTCCCCTCCCGAATCCGCAGGCAGACCTCCCGGACCATCAATGCAAGGGTGTTGTGAAACCTGGCGCTCATCGTCCCGACCCCTACACCGTCCCGAACGTCGGCGACCACGGCCCGGACAAGCGAGCCCGGGTCCAAGATCAGCGACTCTCCCTTCACTTCGATCTCGAAGGGATACGACGCTCTCTCCCCCTCCCCCTCGATCGCCATCTCCAGTTCGAGTGCGGCCTGCCCCTCGTAGCTGACCTTGTCGCGCAGCCCGACCAGAGCGGCGACGGCGTCGAAAAGCCGGCCGCAGCTGGATGTCAGCGGCGAGTTGACCCCCCTGGCGATCATCTGCCGGTAGAGCGCCAGGTCCCTCTCCGGAACCCTCTCGAGCAGGGGCAGATCTGGGAGGTCCTCCCCGAAGGCATGGATCAGGTAGCTGATCGCCATGCGGAGCGGCTCACGGGTGGCGGCGTCGCCGCCGGGCATGGGAACGTAGGCGAAATGACCTGCCCGCCGGTATCCGGAAAATCCCCCGACGAGAAACTCCCCCCCCCAGATGTGGCCGTCGGCGCCGTAGCCGAGACCGTCGAAAATCACCCCGATGGCCTCGCCGGCGACCCCGTTCTCGGCCAGGCAGCTGGCCAGGTGGGCGTGGTGGTGTTGGACCGCCACCCGGGGCATGTCCCCGAGGGCCGCGGCGTAGCGGGTCGAATGATAGTCGGGGTGCAGGTAGTGAGCCACAACCTCGGGCTCTATTTCCAGAATTGAACGGAGGTGGTCGACGGTCTTTGCAAAGGAGCGATGAACCTCGGGGTTCTGCAAGTCGCCGACATGCTGGCTAAGGAAGGCCCGGTCCTCCCGGGAGAGGCAGACCGTGTTCTTCAACTCGGCCCCGAGGGCGAGGACCCGCCGCTGGGGCCGCGGCAGGGTCACGCCCCGCGGAACGTAGCCCCGCGCCCGCCGCAGCAGGAGGGGGCGGCCCGCCATGACCCGGGCGATGGAGTCGTCGGTGCGGATAT from Desulfuromonas sp. harbors:
- a CDS encoding GSCFA domain-containing protein encodes the protein MKNPYDNLPERFIWKSSVANKSMFDISELWDPKFHIKQNQHIVTFGSCFAQHIGNAMKQRGFKWLSTENPPYGLSETNCKAFNYNIFSARTGNIYTTTLLKQWTEWALGIKDVPDEIWEKEGRFFDPFRPRIEPNGFASQEEVGSSLDQTISSFREAIKKSHYFVFTLGLTESWVNSDLGYEYPMCPGTAAGKFDDIRHKFVNQQFNQVISALGKSMEMMREVNSDLKFILTVSPVPLMATNSNQHVLVATMASKSILRAVTSQLVANRGYVDYFPAYEIINSPVFKGAFFEPNQRSVNPYGVSFVMDNFFKCLVDKFGDLHKKTKQTPPIVKKSDEVCEEELLEAFCK
- the hypF gene encoding carbamoyltransferase HypF; translated protein: MPRKRIVIEGVVQGVGFRPFVYRTARAHGLAGWVLNDSRGVHIEAEGEASPINAFLDSLHSDLPPLAVVTRFDATDIPSAGEEEFVIRQSSGGGERGAQISPDTHVCPDCLEELFDPADRRFRYPFINCTNCGPRYTIVTGIPYDRPKTTMAAFPMCPACRAEYEDPGSRRFHAQPVACPDCGPRLALHDGRGKVVETCDPLRAAAELLRAGQIVAVKGLGGYHLAADAGNDGAVRELRRRKVRDEKPFALMAKDAGAVARLAEAGETELLLLTGVERPIVLLRQKEGHPLSAAIAPRNRYFGVMLPYTPLHHLLLEECFAALVMTSGNRSDEPIAFRDGDAAEKLSGIADAYLTHDREIHIRTDDSIARVMAGRPLLLRRARGYVPRGVTLPRPQRRVLALGAELKNTVCLSREDRAFLSQHVGDLQNPEVHRSFAKTVDHLRSILEIEPEVVAHYLHPDYHSTRYAAALGDMPRVAVQHHHAHLASCLAENGVAGEAIGVIFDGLGYGADGHIWGGEFLVGGFSGYRRAGHFAYVPMPGGDAATREPLRMAISYLIHAFGEDLPDLPLLERVPERDLALYRQMIARGVNSPLTSSCGRLFDAVAALVGLRDKVSYEGQAALELEMAIEGEGERASYPFEIEVKGESLILDPGSLVRAVVADVRDGVGVGTMSARFHNTLALMVREVCLRIREGTGLDCVALSGGVFQNCVLTEKVVPLLENEGFRVFTHSLVPPNDGGLALGQAAVAGECVD